The genomic segment ACTTTGATACCAGAAGCAAACTGAATCATGCCGTATCCCAGCGTATCCGATGACGGTCAGACGATCGAGCTCGATCTGCACGGAGCCTCGGTACAGATTGCTGAGGACATGATTCTGGCCACAATACCTCTTGCTGCGAATCGCGGGAGAAGCGTCGTCCGAGTTATCCATGGCGTTTCTACAAGTGAGACCTTCGACGATCGTTCGACCATCAAGTCCGCACTCCTGGCGCTACTGGAACAGGGTACGATGGACCGATATGTGACGGACTGGATTGTTCTCGAAGGTTCGACCCTGGTCTCCCTGAACGTAACAGGCCAACGAGATTCCACTCGCATTCTCATTCGCGACATCACGTAACCGGGCCATTGGTAGAAATCTACATCGACAACGACGTCATGCAGGTGGCCGAACTACACAGGCCACTCCTTGACCGCTACCCTGCCGCCGGAACGATTCGGGAAATTTTGGAGACCCAGGCTCGCACGTTACTCGTCGGTCATCACGAGCGCGATCATCGAGTGTGCGTGCAGCTGAAGAACTGGCACCCGCAACTCGTCGGCCGTCCCGCAGCGGAGATTCTGCAAGCCGATATCGGACTCGCAGATATGAGACTGGCCGTCGCTCGTGAGCACGGCTTTGACAGCTGGCACGAAGTTACGGCCGGCGACTTCAGGCTCGACAAGCCGTTCGAACATGCCGCAACCGCCGTTGTGACGGGCGATACCTTGACGCTCGAGCTGCTATTGAAGGATCGATCCCTCATCCACAGACGCTCACGCTACGGACACCGGGCGACTCTACTGCACTACGTCGCAGCCAACGGAGTGGAGACGTGGCGCCAGACGGTGCCGTCCAACGCTGCAGATATCGCTCGGACGCTGATCGCCGCAGGAGCCCGACCAGACGCGAAAGGTCGCTTCTATGGAGACGACGTGACGACGGAAGATCTCGT from the Rhodothermales bacterium genome contains:
- a CDS encoding Smr/MutS family protein, coding for MPYPSVSDDGQTIELDLHGASVQIAEDMILATIPLAANRGRSVVRVIHGVSTSETFDDRSTIKSALLALLEQGTMDRYVTDWIVLEGSTLVSLNVTGQRDSTRILIRDIT